The Paenibacillus polymyxa M1 DNA segment TCTAATGCTATTATAAAAACGCCTACTAAAATTATTGCTGATCCAACCCATTTCATCATAGATACTGGCTCATGAAAAATAAACAATGCTGCTATAACACCAAAAATATATGCCAAGCTCTGAATTGGATAAGCAACACTCAAAGGCATTCTAGACAACACAACGAACCAAATCAATGTAGCAAAAACATATAATAACAATCCAACAATTATATTTGGAACAAATAAAGCTTTCCAAGCACTACTTAAGCTGACTCCTCCTATTTTCTCCAGCCCCAGTTTAAAAAAAACTTGTCCACTACATAACATGATTACATTGAGAACTAGTAATAAAAAATTAACTAGCGTGGGTCCTTTTAGCATACTAGTTTTCCCTTTCAATCTCCCTAATTTTATTTAATTCGTGCTTGACTAAGCCTAATTCCTGAGATAGTTCTTTTATTTTTATTGTAGACTTGGACACCTCTATTGTTAGAGAAAACATGATGACAAAAATCCCAAAAATAGCAAGTAAAAAAAGAGCATTAACAGGTACTTCAATCCCCATAATCCTGGAAACATAGTTAAACA contains these protein-coding regions:
- a CDS encoding EamA family transporter; protein product: MLKGPTLVNFLLLVLNVIMLCSGQVFFKLGLEKIGGVSLSSAWKALFVPNIIVGLLLYVFATLIWFVVLSRMPLSVAYPIQSLAYIFGVIAALFIFHEPVSMMKWVGSAIILVGVFIIALD
- a CDS encoding DUF2304 domain-containing protein, with the protein product MISIKLQFILIAGALICFLVLLNLLRKYRMELKYSMLWIIAMIVVLILSFFPSLFNYVSRIMGIEVPVNALFLLAIFGIFVIMFSLTIEVSKSTIKIKELSQELGLVKHELNKIREIEREN